The proteins below are encoded in one region of Microbacterium pygmaeum:
- a CDS encoding Clp protease/crotonase-like domain-containing protein yields the protein MSNEETFGAEGSESNPGRRRVLKAAAWSAPVIALAVATPMAAASITNTQTGLTIANAGNIAIASNTIGAAVTGTFSGSATVANVGIGWNLDGATVTYELSGPIVATSLLFNNAPITASTITSNGRVWAVLANEANYLELALLSPLPIAVPADGATQVPFPTITYATTLTSVASRANRVRAESTGTVTSNGASLQDGNFKLFPA from the coding sequence ATGAGCAACGAAGAGACATTCGGCGCCGAGGGCAGCGAATCCAACCCCGGACGCCGCCGCGTCCTGAAGGCCGCCGCCTGGTCGGCGCCGGTCATCGCGCTTGCTGTCGCGACGCCGATGGCAGCAGCCAGCATCACCAACACGCAGACCGGCCTGACCATCGCCAACGCCGGCAACATCGCCATCGCGAGCAACACCATCGGTGCGGCTGTGACCGGCACGTTCTCCGGTTCGGCGACAGTTGCCAATGTGGGTATCGGCTGGAACCTGGACGGCGCGACGGTCACTTACGAGCTGAGCGGTCCGATCGTGGCGACGTCGCTGTTGTTCAACAACGCGCCCATCACCGCGTCGACCATCACCAGCAACGGACGCGTCTGGGCTGTGCTGGCCAACGAGGCGAACTATCTCGAGCTCGCACTTCTCAGCCCGCTCCCGATCGCGGTTCCCGCTGACGGTGCGACGCAGGTCCCGTTCCCGACGATCACCTACGCCACAACTCTCACCAGTGTGGCGTCGAGGGCGAACCGCGTACGCGCGGAGTCGACCGGCACCGTCACGAGCAACGGAGCCAGCCTGCAGGACGGCAACTTCAAGCTCTTCCCGGCCTGA
- a CDS encoding helix-turn-helix domain-containing protein — translation MTIETSRARTLAVFGSVRIGEYVVPAGAPRPPFAGPRDGVGLHIVRSGEIAIDTKRGRHVFRAGDVYVSVFEPQMTFSLTGNVRLLSLIVPSAVLEGVGAPPAGQVRHLPSNGPLLAPTVDFIRRAAEVESASLTGFATYYFERLLQEMLIGVLIGGTSRVSIPQEPGVFAHSIAIITAQLSDHSLSPRSVADEVKISLRQLQRMHSARGTTVEREIRRARVEHAMGLLRDRTYDAMSVEQIGRYSGFSGGSSLARAMAAEGKMSPARERRHARTAERVA, via the coding sequence GTGACGATCGAGACCAGCAGGGCACGCACGCTCGCCGTGTTCGGCAGCGTCCGGATCGGCGAGTACGTCGTGCCTGCCGGGGCGCCGCGTCCGCCGTTCGCTGGCCCGCGGGATGGGGTCGGGCTGCACATCGTGCGTTCCGGCGAGATCGCCATCGACACCAAGCGGGGTCGCCACGTCTTCCGTGCCGGGGATGTCTATGTCTCGGTCTTCGAGCCGCAGATGACCTTCTCGCTGACCGGGAACGTCCGCCTGCTGTCGCTGATCGTGCCGTCCGCCGTGCTGGAAGGGGTGGGCGCGCCCCCGGCCGGGCAGGTGCGTCATCTTCCATCGAACGGTCCGCTGCTCGCGCCGACGGTGGATTTCATCCGTCGCGCCGCCGAGGTGGAGTCCGCGTCGCTGACCGGGTTCGCCACGTACTACTTCGAACGGCTGCTGCAGGAGATGCTGATCGGGGTATTGATCGGCGGAACGTCGCGCGTATCCATCCCGCAGGAGCCGGGTGTCTTCGCACATTCGATCGCGATCATCACCGCGCAGCTGTCGGATCACAGCCTGTCGCCGCGCTCGGTGGCCGATGAGGTCAAGATCTCGCTGCGTCAGCTGCAGCGCATGCACAGCGCCCGCGGCACGACGGTCGAGCGCGAGATCCGGAGAGCACGCGTCGAGCACGCGATGGGACTGCTGCGCGATCGCACCTACGACGCGATGAGCGTCGAGCAGATCGGGCGCTATTCGGGCTTCTCAGGAGGCTCGAGCCTCGCCCGCGCGATGGCGGCGGAAGGCAAGATGTCGCCCGCGCGCGAGCGGCGCCATGCACGAACCGCCGAGCGAGTGGCCTGA